One genomic window of Aethina tumida isolate Nest 87 chromosome 3, icAetTumi1.1, whole genome shotgun sequence includes the following:
- the LOC109603918 gene encoding fatty-acid amide hydrolase 2-A-like isoform X3, with product MEIFLYTAMGLLRILHFLSHPVYAYFSKGKKKSVPPIKNDLLTISATDLAAKIRERKIKSVDLCKAYIERIKEVESIINAVVEERFEEALEDARKVDNYIANCSDATILELEKIKPLFGVPFTVKESCSLKGMSLSVGSLTREGYKADQDGECVAAVKASGAIPLLVSNTPELCLSWESFNLIKGVTRNPYDISRSSAGSSGGEGALLGAGASVIGIGSDIAGSIRVPALFNGIFGHKPTPRIAPIKGHYPFCSDPRYPDFLVVGPMTRYAKDLKLLLKIMVGDKSDDLRLDEPVDIGDLNVYVMEDAGFMMTVASVETAIKKSVKRSAKYLSDKFGCTIIKDNTFAELADSNEIGGSVLYAIEDIPNVLKWDNSKLPIELLKSIMGHSKYSLNVLTFYIVQHIYNNFVSDHSVQNAALKRLFIEKLGTNGVLIYPTWTNTASKHHEFYFHLASIMYVMMANTLGLPATHVPCGLDKNGLPVGIQVIAAPNQDRLCLAVAEELEKGFGGWVPPGH from the exons ATGGAGATATTCCTGTATACCGCTATGGGTTTGCTCAGGATCCTGCATTTCCTGAGTCACCCTGTTTATGCCTACTTTTCGAAAGGGAAGAAGAAAAGTGTGCCGCCGATAAAAAACGATCTGTTAACTATCAGTGCGACGGATTTGGCCGCAAAAATCAGGGAAAGAAAG atcAAAAGTGTTGACTTGTGTAAAGCTTACATAGAAAGGATAAAAGAAGTCGAATCAATAATCAATGCAGTTGTGGAGGAACGTTTCGAAGAAGCATTGGAGGATGCGAGAAAAGTGGACAATTATATTGCAAATTGCAGTGATGCAACCATTTTGGAATTGGAGAAGATAAAACCGTTGTTCGGCGTCCCATTCACTGTGAAGGAGAGTTGCTCGCTGAAAG GAATGAGTCTGTCGGTTGGTTCGTTGACCAGAGAAGGTTACAAGGCGGACCAGGATGGGGAATGCGTGGCTGCGGTGAAAGCTAGCGGTGCCATCCCACTTCTGGTGTCCAACACCCCCGAGTTATGCTTGAGTTGGGAAAGCTTCAATCTGATCAAAGGCGTCACAAGAAACCCTTATGACATTTCGAGGAGCAGTGCCGGATCTTCCGGAGGGGAG GGTGCGTTGTTGGGAGCGGGGGCATCTGTTATCGGTATCGGCTCTGATATTGCCGGATCTATCCGAGTGCCTGCATTGTTCAATGGCATTTTTGGACACAAACCTACTCCAA ggATTGCTCCAATAAAAGGTCACTATCCATTTTGTAGCGACCCAAGATACCCTGACTTTCTAGTGGTCGGGCCAATGACTCGTTATgccaaagatttaaaattattattgaaaattatggtCGGCGACAAAAGCGATGATCTCAGACTAGATGAGCCAGTAGACATAGGTGATCTCAACGTGTATGTGATGGAAGATGCTGGTTTTATGATGACTGTGGCGTCAGTGGAAACAGCAATCAAAAAATCAGTGAAAAGAAGTGCTAAATATTTGTCTGATAAATTCGGTTGCACCATAATAAAGGACAACACATTCGCCGAACTGGCCGACTCCAATGAAATTGGCGGTTCAGTTTTGTATGCCATCGAGGACATTCCCAACGTCCTCAAATGGGACAACAGTAAACTTCCCATTGAATTACTAAAAAGCATCATGGGACACTCCAAATACTCCTTGAATGTTCTCACGTTTTACATCGTACAACACATCTATAACAACTTCGTCAGCGACCATTCAGTCCAAAATGCCGCCCTGAAACGCCTattcatt GAAAAACTTGGAACAAATGGAGTGCTCATCTACCCCACATGGACCAACACTGCGTCCAAACATCACGAGTTTTACTTCCACCTTGCTTCAATTATGTACGTAATGATGGCGAACACTTTGGGACTTCCAGCCACACACGTCCCATGTGGGTTGGACAAAAATGGATTGCCCGTTGGAATACAA gtGATTGCGGCTCCGAATCAGGACAGATTATGTTTAGCTGTCGCAGAGGAGTTAGAAAAGGGATTTGGAGGATGGGTACCTCCAGGTCATTGA
- the LOC109603918 gene encoding fatty-acid amide hydrolase 2-A-like isoform X2 — translation MNRIKHLFTMEIFLYTAMGLLRILHFLSHPVYAYFSKGKKKSVPPIKNDLLTISATDLAAKIRERKIKSVDLCKAYIERIKEVESIINAVVEERFEEALEDARKVDNYIANCSDATILELEKIKPLFGVPFTVKESCSLKGMSLSVGSLTREGYKADQDGECVAAVKASGAIPLLVSNTPELCLSWESFNLIKGVTRNPYDISRSSAGSSGGEGALLGAGASVIGIGSDIAGSIRVPALFNGIFGHKPTPRIAPIKGHYPFCSDPRYPDFLVVGPMTRYAKDLKLLLKIMVGDKSDDLRLDEPVDIGDLNVYVMEDAGFMMTVASVETAIKKSVKRSAKYLSDKFGCTIIKDNTFAELADSNEIGGSVLYAIEDIPNVLKWDNSKLPIELLKSIMGHSKYSLNVLTFYIVQHIYNNFVSDHSVQNAALKRLFIEKLGTNGVLIYPTWTNTASKHHEFYFHLASIMYVMMANTLGLPATHVPCGLDKNGLPVGIQVIAAPNQDRLCLAVAEELEKGFGGWVPPGH, via the exons ATGAATC GTATCAAACATCTTTTTACCATGGAGATATTCCTGTATACCGCTATGGGTTTGCTCAGGATCCTGCATTTCCTGAGTCACCCTGTTTATGCCTACTTTTCGAAAGGGAAGAAGAAAAGTGTGCCGCCGATAAAAAACGATCTGTTAACTATCAGTGCGACGGATTTGGCCGCAAAAATCAGGGAAAGAAAG atcAAAAGTGTTGACTTGTGTAAAGCTTACATAGAAAGGATAAAAGAAGTCGAATCAATAATCAATGCAGTTGTGGAGGAACGTTTCGAAGAAGCATTGGAGGATGCGAGAAAAGTGGACAATTATATTGCAAATTGCAGTGATGCAACCATTTTGGAATTGGAGAAGATAAAACCGTTGTTCGGCGTCCCATTCACTGTGAAGGAGAGTTGCTCGCTGAAAG GAATGAGTCTGTCGGTTGGTTCGTTGACCAGAGAAGGTTACAAGGCGGACCAGGATGGGGAATGCGTGGCTGCGGTGAAAGCTAGCGGTGCCATCCCACTTCTGGTGTCCAACACCCCCGAGTTATGCTTGAGTTGGGAAAGCTTCAATCTGATCAAAGGCGTCACAAGAAACCCTTATGACATTTCGAGGAGCAGTGCCGGATCTTCCGGAGGGGAG GGTGCGTTGTTGGGAGCGGGGGCATCTGTTATCGGTATCGGCTCTGATATTGCCGGATCTATCCGAGTGCCTGCATTGTTCAATGGCATTTTTGGACACAAACCTACTCCAA ggATTGCTCCAATAAAAGGTCACTATCCATTTTGTAGCGACCCAAGATACCCTGACTTTCTAGTGGTCGGGCCAATGACTCGTTATgccaaagatttaaaattattattgaaaattatggtCGGCGACAAAAGCGATGATCTCAGACTAGATGAGCCAGTAGACATAGGTGATCTCAACGTGTATGTGATGGAAGATGCTGGTTTTATGATGACTGTGGCGTCAGTGGAAACAGCAATCAAAAAATCAGTGAAAAGAAGTGCTAAATATTTGTCTGATAAATTCGGTTGCACCATAATAAAGGACAACACATTCGCCGAACTGGCCGACTCCAATGAAATTGGCGGTTCAGTTTTGTATGCCATCGAGGACATTCCCAACGTCCTCAAATGGGACAACAGTAAACTTCCCATTGAATTACTAAAAAGCATCATGGGACACTCCAAATACTCCTTGAATGTTCTCACGTTTTACATCGTACAACACATCTATAACAACTTCGTCAGCGACCATTCAGTCCAAAATGCCGCCCTGAAACGCCTattcatt GAAAAACTTGGAACAAATGGAGTGCTCATCTACCCCACATGGACCAACACTGCGTCCAAACATCACGAGTTTTACTTCCACCTTGCTTCAATTATGTACGTAATGATGGCGAACACTTTGGGACTTCCAGCCACACACGTCCCATGTGGGTTGGACAAAAATGGATTGCCCGTTGGAATACAA gtGATTGCGGCTCCGAATCAGGACAGATTATGTTTAGCTGTCGCAGAGGAGTTAGAAAAGGGATTTGGAGGATGGGTACCTCCAGGTCATTGA
- the LOC109603918 gene encoding fatty-acid amide hydrolase 2-B-like isoform X1 yields the protein MLQISAIVQNVLKPYISGIKHLFTMEIFLYTAMGLLRILHFLSHPVYAYFSKGKKKSVPPIKNDLLTISATDLAAKIRERKIKSVDLCKAYIERIKEVESIINAVVEERFEEALEDARKVDNYIANCSDATILELEKIKPLFGVPFTVKESCSLKGMSLSVGSLTREGYKADQDGECVAAVKASGAIPLLVSNTPELCLSWESFNLIKGVTRNPYDISRSSAGSSGGEGALLGAGASVIGIGSDIAGSIRVPALFNGIFGHKPTPRIAPIKGHYPFCSDPRYPDFLVVGPMTRYAKDLKLLLKIMVGDKSDDLRLDEPVDIGDLNVYVMEDAGFMMTVASVETAIKKSVKRSAKYLSDKFGCTIIKDNTFAELADSNEIGGSVLYAIEDIPNVLKWDNSKLPIELLKSIMGHSKYSLNVLTFYIVQHIYNNFVSDHSVQNAALKRLFIEKLGTNGVLIYPTWTNTASKHHEFYFHLASIMYVMMANTLGLPATHVPCGLDKNGLPVGIQVIAAPNQDRLCLAVAEELEKGFGGWVPPGH from the exons ATGCTGCAGATCAGTGCAATAGTACAAAATGTTCTCAAACCGTATATTTCAGGTATCAAACATCTTTTTACCATGGAGATATTCCTGTATACCGCTATGGGTTTGCTCAGGATCCTGCATTTCCTGAGTCACCCTGTTTATGCCTACTTTTCGAAAGGGAAGAAGAAAAGTGTGCCGCCGATAAAAAACGATCTGTTAACTATCAGTGCGACGGATTTGGCCGCAAAAATCAGGGAAAGAAAG atcAAAAGTGTTGACTTGTGTAAAGCTTACATAGAAAGGATAAAAGAAGTCGAATCAATAATCAATGCAGTTGTGGAGGAACGTTTCGAAGAAGCATTGGAGGATGCGAGAAAAGTGGACAATTATATTGCAAATTGCAGTGATGCAACCATTTTGGAATTGGAGAAGATAAAACCGTTGTTCGGCGTCCCATTCACTGTGAAGGAGAGTTGCTCGCTGAAAG GAATGAGTCTGTCGGTTGGTTCGTTGACCAGAGAAGGTTACAAGGCGGACCAGGATGGGGAATGCGTGGCTGCGGTGAAAGCTAGCGGTGCCATCCCACTTCTGGTGTCCAACACCCCCGAGTTATGCTTGAGTTGGGAAAGCTTCAATCTGATCAAAGGCGTCACAAGAAACCCTTATGACATTTCGAGGAGCAGTGCCGGATCTTCCGGAGGGGAG GGTGCGTTGTTGGGAGCGGGGGCATCTGTTATCGGTATCGGCTCTGATATTGCCGGATCTATCCGAGTGCCTGCATTGTTCAATGGCATTTTTGGACACAAACCTACTCCAA ggATTGCTCCAATAAAAGGTCACTATCCATTTTGTAGCGACCCAAGATACCCTGACTTTCTAGTGGTCGGGCCAATGACTCGTTATgccaaagatttaaaattattattgaaaattatggtCGGCGACAAAAGCGATGATCTCAGACTAGATGAGCCAGTAGACATAGGTGATCTCAACGTGTATGTGATGGAAGATGCTGGTTTTATGATGACTGTGGCGTCAGTGGAAACAGCAATCAAAAAATCAGTGAAAAGAAGTGCTAAATATTTGTCTGATAAATTCGGTTGCACCATAATAAAGGACAACACATTCGCCGAACTGGCCGACTCCAATGAAATTGGCGGTTCAGTTTTGTATGCCATCGAGGACATTCCCAACGTCCTCAAATGGGACAACAGTAAACTTCCCATTGAATTACTAAAAAGCATCATGGGACACTCCAAATACTCCTTGAATGTTCTCACGTTTTACATCGTACAACACATCTATAACAACTTCGTCAGCGACCATTCAGTCCAAAATGCCGCCCTGAAACGCCTattcatt GAAAAACTTGGAACAAATGGAGTGCTCATCTACCCCACATGGACCAACACTGCGTCCAAACATCACGAGTTTTACTTCCACCTTGCTTCAATTATGTACGTAATGATGGCGAACACTTTGGGACTTCCAGCCACACACGTCCCATGTGGGTTGGACAAAAATGGATTGCCCGTTGGAATACAA gtGATTGCGGCTCCGAATCAGGACAGATTATGTTTAGCTGTCGCAGAGGAGTTAGAAAAGGGATTTGGAGGATGGGTACCTCCAGGTCATTGA